The nucleotide sequence CTACGTAACCTGATTCTATTATTTAACCCCTCCACTACAGACTGGGCAGTAACTGCTCGGTTACTGAAGTGGTTAACGTTTCTATGGCTGTTGATCGGAATAGTAATTCTTTTCTCAGCTTCTTATGCGATCGCAGATGTCGAGTTAGGGGATGGAACATACTACGTCAAGCGACAGCTGATGTGGGTAGTCTTAGGTTTAGTGGGATTTAACCTATTGGTGCGATCACCGTTGCGTTATTTGCTAAAGATCAGCCATTGGTTGGTCCTGGGGCTGTTGGTGCTGCTGTTATTGACTTTAATTCCTGGTGTGGGAACAACGGTTAATGGGGCAACTCGCTGGTTATCTGTGGGTTCGGTTCCCCTGCAACCTTCGGAGTTAATGAAGCCGTTTCTAGTGTTACAAGCAGCTCGAGTATTTGGGCAGTGGGACCGGCTTCAGTGGCGGACCCGTTTCACGTGGCTGGGGATTTTTATGGTGGTGTTGGTGGGAATTTTGTTACAGCCTAATCTGAGTACAACAGCACTTTGTGGAATGACCTTGTGGCTAGTTGCTCTAGCAGCAGGGTTACCGTTTTCTTACTTGGGAGGTACAGCATTTGGTGGTGTCCTGCTGGCAGTACTCAGTATCAGCATCAAGGATTACCAGCGGCGTCGGGTGATGTCATTCCTAAATCCTTGGGCTGATCCGATGCGAGATGGATACCAATTGGTTCAAAGTCTTCTAGCTATTGGCTCCGGTGGGACTTGGGGCTCTGGTTTTGGGTTATCCCAACAAAAGTTATTCTATTTACCGATTCAACACACTGATTTTATCTTTTCTGTATTTGCTGAGGAATTTGGCTTTGCTGGTAGTATAGCCCTAATGTTTTTGTTGATGACATACATGACCCTAGCGGTGATTGTAGCTATTAAGGCCAGAAACCGAGTCTATCAGTTAATCGCGATTGGAGCAATGCTGTTTATTGTAGGACAGTCTCTGTTAAATATTGGTGTTGCTTCTGGGGCTCTTCCCACTACTGGTTTACCCTTCCCATTCTTTAGTTATGGGGGAAGTTCGATGATTTCCAGTTTGTGTTCGGCTGGGTTGTTGATTCGGGTGGCACGAGAGAGTAGTGAGGCGAAAGTTGTGTCTATACAAACTCGCCGCCAGTCGATAGCAGAACGACGGCAAAGAAGGCACAAGGTCAAAGCCAAAAGGTAAAAGTGACCAATATAGCGGTTTTCAATTTGGTAAGGTACAGAGTTTATGGTTTTAGGGAACAGCGGATCTGGGAACAGCGGATCTCGGAAGAGAGAACAGCGGATCTGGGAACAGGGCAAAAATAAAAATTATGTGTACCTGATTAGGGTAAAAAGCGCTATACAGACTAGTAATTTTTTTTTCAGGGCATTCCGACTCCCGACTCCCGACTCCCGACTCCCGACTCCCGACTCCCAACTCCCGACTCCCGACTCCCGACTCCCGACTCCCGACTCCCGACTCCCTCAAACCGGTGTTTAGCTATGTCTAGGTTTTTATAAGATACAAAAACTCCAACGGTAAACCATCAGTATCAGCGATAAACGCTACCTCATAAACACGATTACCGATCATCTGTTGGGTAGGTTCCAACAGAACCTTCAACGGCTGAAACTGCTCTGGGTTCTGCTCAGAAGCTTCTTTAAAACTTTCTTTCAAGGACTCTAACCAACTGGGCAAGTCAGTAGCGCTATCAGTTAGGTCAAAAGACACGTGGTAATATCCCACATAATGCTCATCTCCAAACGCATCCGGTGCTGGTAATGGTTCAGGAATTTGGATCAGTTCCAAGCGTCCCCCCAGTCCCTTCAGCCAACACGCTAGAGTCATGCCAGTAGTGAAGCGTTCAGATACCGTGAATCCCAACTTCTCATAAAATGCGATCGCGCGATGAATATTGGCTGTGCGAATCGAAGCATGATGCATGGGTTTTGTCCTTTGGCCTTTTTCCTTTACCCTTTTTCCTTTCTAACCAACAACAGGTGTAGTGAAATCACCAATCACCAATCACCAATTACTAAAACAATCGGAAATAAGGGTAGCGCACAGGTACCCCAGGTTCTTTTTCCAAATCAAAATTGATCACTTCCCAACAAGGTTCTTCCTCAGGTTCTGGGCTAAATTCTACCGGCAAGCCATACAACCTGGGTTTGCCTGACTCTGAGTTCCCTCGCCAGGGGGTACTGCGCTCTAGGTAGGCACTCACTAAATCCCGATAACGACTGGCAATAATCACCCGTGTTGCCCGATATCCTTCAGTGTATAACTTGTCTAGGGCTTCGTGAATCTCAAAGCGAATTCCATCAGGATGAGTGTGCTGTCGGTACCATTTATCTTGCCATAGACGCCAGTGACGCCCAGATTGTAAATGAATCAGTTCCCCAGTTTTTGGGTTGGCTTCAAACGCACCATGACGTGGACACAAGTAAGTGTCAGTCAACGTCAATGCCGGAATTATCTGACGGCAGTGAGGACATTTTATTTCTGAACCGAATATCGGGTACTGCAAGCTAGAATCAATCATTAAATGCTAGGGAGTGCCTTAGAGGTATATGCTATTACCTAATGGCTCCATCATTATAACTGGGTATTTAGTGGTGTTGGTCTAAGTGACCCCACTGTAAAACCTATCTAAAACCTAAGGTATTAATTACCATTATCTCCCTATTCTGATTAATTGTGGATCATCCTCTACCTCAAACCCCAATACTGACATCTTTTTGGCCTCCCCCAGATCTGTCTCTTGCTGCCTTTGTCGCCCCTAATGCTGTAGTTATGGGTCAGGTGTCCGTAGCTGCAGGAGTTAGCATTTGGTATGGTGCTGTAGTCAGAGGTGATGTGGAGCGCATCGAGATTGGCGATCGCACTAATATTCAAGATGGGGCAATTTTACACGGAGATCCCGGCAAGCCAACAGTTTTAGAAGACCATGTCACAGTTGGTCATCGCGCTGTAATTCATTCAGCATATATTGAACAGGGTAGCTTGATTGGTATTGGAGCAGTGGTACTCGATGGGGTTCGTGTCGGTCATGGTAGTATCGTGGGCGCTGGAGCTGTGGTTAGTAAAGACGTTCCTCCTCTGTCCCTGGTAGTCGGTGTCCCTGCCAAAAAATTACGGGATGTTTCGGAGGCTGAAGCCGCTGAACTGATTGAACATGCACGGCACTATGAAAAGTTGGCTCTAGTTCATGCCGGTAGTGGCACAGATTTGGGGTTTAGTGTAACACAAGACTTCGCTGCCGTTGCCAGGAACCCGGAACAGGGAACTTCCGATCAGGGAACAGTGGACAATAATTGAGAAAAACACCATCAGAACAGCGCTGCATCGCTTTTTACCGATTCCTTCCCAATTAGTAAACTTTGGGTAACTTTGATTGACTTTGATTAAGTTTTTCCCAAGAAGCGTGCAACGTCTTGAACAAATGGGTGATCAGGTTACTGAAAAATTAACTAAAAAAAATTGACCCATAGGTGCGACTATATATATAAACAACTAAGTACCGTCCGGTACAAGGCATATCAAGCTGAGGGTTAGTAAACAGCTAGAGAAAATGTCGCAGAGTCTACCAAAAACTCTTATTATTTGTTAGACTTAAATTATGGTAACACCGACAGGGATTATTATGTAACTTAAATTAAAGCCGAAAACCAAGGGTTTAATAGTTGCGCTCTCTATCCCGGTGTTATAACTTTTTTGACATTTTTATGGCGCTCGCAGGATATTCCTGAGAGCTTTGGGAGATACCCCCTGGCTGAGAAATCAGCTTGCATTGGCGGGCTAGGATCTGCCTTGGTAGATTCTGGTAGCTAAAAAGTATCGGAGGTTACCCCTCTAGCTTGGTAAGAGTTATTTGATTACTGAGTCACGGCAACGTGTTGAACCAACAACCCCACTTCTTCTAGGGGTGGGAGGCTAAAAACACTTCAAGCAATATAGGGAGGACACTAGAACCATGGATTTACGTCTATTAATAGTCTTATTGCCTTTACTCCTGGCAATAGGCTGGGTAGTTTACAATATTGGTGCGATCGCTCTCAAGCAAGGTCAAAGTTATTTGAACAAATCTAAATAAATCGCGCGTCAACCAATTTAGCGATAGCACCTTTGCATAAAACCTTAATAGCCAGCTGTTCCGTCAAAAGGAGGATACAGCTGGTTTGCTTGCGCTATTGAGCAATCTTATTTTTGGCAAATCAGTGGCTCTGAAGTCAATAGATAATCTAGAAAAGTACCAGCAACAATCGATAGTTGTTTGCT is from Moorena sp. SIOASIH and encodes:
- a CDS encoding FtsW/RodA/SpoVE family cell cycle protein, whose protein sequence is MALRNLILLFNPSTTDWAVTARLLKWLTFLWLLIGIVILFSASYAIADVELGDGTYYVKRQLMWVVLGLVGFNLLVRSPLRYLLKISHWLVLGLLVLLLLTLIPGVGTTVNGATRWLSVGSVPLQPSELMKPFLVLQAARVFGQWDRLQWRTRFTWLGIFMVVLVGILLQPNLSTTALCGMTLWLVALAAGLPFSYLGGTAFGGVLLAVLSISIKDYQRRRVMSFLNPWADPMRDGYQLVQSLLAIGSGGTWGSGFGLSQQKLFYLPIQHTDFIFSVFAEEFGFAGSIALMFLLMTYMTLAVIVAIKARNRVYQLIAIGAMLFIVGQSLLNIGVASGALPTTGLPFPFFSYGGSSMISSLCSAGLLIRVARESSEAKVVSIQTRRQSIAERRQRRHKVKAKR
- a CDS encoding VOC family protein, with protein sequence MHHASIRTANIHRAIAFYEKLGFTVSERFTTGMTLACWLKGLGGRLELIQIPEPLPAPDAFGDEHYVGYYHVSFDLTDSATDLPSWLESLKESFKEASEQNPEQFQPLKVLLEPTQQMIGNRVYEVAFIADTDGLPLEFLYLIKT
- a CDS encoding TIGR02652 family protein — protein: MIDSSLQYPIFGSEIKCPHCRQIIPALTLTDTYLCPRHGAFEANPKTGELIHLQSGRHWRLWQDKWYRQHTHPDGIRFEIHEALDKLYTEGYRATRVIIASRYRDLVSAYLERSTPWRGNSESGKPRLYGLPVEFSPEPEEEPCWEVINFDLEKEPGVPVRYPYFRLF
- a CDS encoding gamma carbonic anhydrase family protein; this translates as MDHPLPQTPILTSFWPPPDLSLAAFVAPNAVVMGQVSVAAGVSIWYGAVVRGDVERIEIGDRTNIQDGAILHGDPGKPTVLEDHVTVGHRAVIHSAYIEQGSLIGIGAVVLDGVRVGHGSIVGAGAVVSKDVPPLSLVVGVPAKKLRDVSEAEAAELIEHARHYEKLALVHAGSGTDLGFSVTQDFAAVARNPEQGTSDQGTVDNN
- a CDS encoding photosystem II protein Y — its product is MDLRLLIVLLPLLLAIGWVVYNIGAIALKQGQSYLNKSK